In a single window of the Rhineura floridana isolate rRhiFlo1 chromosome 3, rRhiFlo1.hap2, whole genome shotgun sequence genome:
- the LOC133381659 gene encoding oocyte zinc finger protein XlCOF6-like isoform X6 produces the protein MVIAKHEAQKEMFGNYGGPKKCERNQSKKGNKKSSTSQTVHERTHTREKPFKCMECGRTFSQKCHLTVHCRTHTGEKPFKCMECGKSFTDNGSLSVHQRTHTGEKPFKCMECGKSFSQKGYLTVHYRTHTGEKPFKCTECGKGFRISSRLSEHQLTHRGEKPFKCMECGKGFRMSSRLSEHQRTHRGEKPFKCMECGKSYNNSGSLSVHQRTHTGEKPFKCVECGKSFTVSSHLMKHHRTHTGEKPFTCILCGKSFTDSSSLKVHQYTHTGEKPFKCMECGKSFSVSTHLIKHHGMHTGEKPFKCLECGKSFTVSSHLMKHQRMHTGEKPYKCRECGKSFSVSSSLSVHHRTHTGEKPFQCMECGKSFSVSSGLIRHHGIHTGEKPFKCVECGKSFIVRGRLINHHRTHTGEKPFQCILCGKTFTGSGSLKVHQYTHTGEKPFQCMECGKTFTEKSKLTVHHRSHTGEKPFQCMECGKSFAGKSKLTLHHRTHTGEKPYKCMECGKSFVESSKLILHQRTHAGEKPFTWSMEKASV, from the coding sequence ATGGTAATAGCCAAGCACGAAGCACAAAAAGAGATGTTTGGAAATTATGGTGGACCAAAAAAGTGTGAAAGAAACCAGTCGAAGAAGGGGAATAAGAAATCCTCTACTTCACAGACTGtgcatgaaagaacccacacaagggagaaaccatttaaatgcatggagtgtggaaggaCCTTCAGTCAGAAATGTCACCTTACTGTACATtgcagaacccacacaggagagaaaccttttaaatgcatggagtgtggaaagagcttcactgacAATGGTAGCCTTTCAGTACATCAACgaacacacacaggagagaaaccttttaaatgcatggagtgtgggaagagcttcagtcagaaaggTTACCTTACTGTACAttacagaacacacacaggggagaaaccatttaaatgcacagAATGTGGGAAGGGTTTCAGAATAAGCAGCAGGCTTTCTGAACATCAGCTAACACacagaggggagaaaccatttaaatgcatggagtgtggaaagggcttcagaaTGAGCAGCAGGCTTTCagaacatcaaagaacccacagaggggagaaaccatttaagtgcatggagtgtggaaagagctacaATAATAGTGGTAGCCTTtctgtacatcaaagaacccacacaggggagaaaccatttaaatgtgtcgagtgtggaaagagcttcactgtgAGCAGTCACCTTATGAAGCATcatagaacacacacaggggagaaaccatttacatGCAtattgtgtggaaagagcttcactgacAGTAGTAGCCTTAAAGTAcatcaatacacacacacaggggagaaaccttttaaatgcatggaatgtggaaagagcttcagtgtgagtACTCATCTTATTAAACATCATGGCatgcacacaggggagaaaccatttaaatgcttggaatgtggaaagagcttcactgtgAGCAGTCACCTTATGAAACATCAAAGAATgcacaccggggagaaaccatataaatgcagggagtgtggaaagagcttcagtgtgagcAGTAGCCTTTCTGTACATCACAGgacacacacaggagagaaaccatttcaatgcatggaatgtggaaagagcttcagtgtgagcAGTGGCCTTATTAGGCATCAtggaattcacacaggggagaaaccatttaaatgtgtggagtgtggaaagagcttcattgtgAGGGGGCGCCTTATTAACCATCATAGaacgcacacaggggagaaaccatttcaatgcatattgtgtggaaagacctttactGGGAGTGGTAGCCTTAAAGTAcatcaatacacacacacaggggagaaaccatttcaatgcatggagtgtggaaagaccttcactGAGAAGAGTAAACTTACTGTACATCACAGatcacacacaggggagaaaccatttcaatgcatggaatgtggaaagagctttgctGGGAAGAGtaaacttactttacatcacaggacacacacaggggagaaaccatataaatgcatggagtgtggaaagagcttcgtgGAGAGCAGTAAACTtattttacatcaaagaacccatgcaggggagaagccatttacatGGAGTATGGAAAAGgcttcagtgtaa